CTTGCATTTGTGGATCAAAAATTTGGGCCAATACATCAGGTGCTCATTAATCTAACGATAAAACAGAACTACCACATGCCAATAGGAAACTCAAGCTAACGTAGatgtaattttttattgcGGGATAACCAtacaaaatcaaaattcccTGACCAACCTGCTTCAAAGCTGTAGGATAATTCTTCGACAGCTTGACTTTCTCCCACATTTTAGCTGGAGAATGCGATCTTTCGACAGTTTTCATGTACAAATAACAAACGCCTTGACAGTAACagttattttttatatacaATACGGAGAGTAGCTTTGGAACCTTTGTCTTCTCTAACGGTCGCATATCGTCCGTTGGCCAGTGGGCAAGCTTGTCTTGAGCAGAGTCCCGTGACATTGTATTCATTGCgacagaacgtcgtcgatctcgttcTACGGATCAAAAGAAAGTCGGACGATGAAGAAATCGGTGTGCGAAGGACGCACTCACTTGGATTTAAACGAGCAGAATCCGTATTTGATGTTTTGCCAGATGAGCTAGAAAGGAAGCTatcgaaacgtcgaaaaagtcgtcgttttcgaagaGAAACCTCGTCGTGTTGCATGCTTTTATACGGGGCACGAAGATAAATCATCTCCCGGACTACCTACAGCTTCGACGCAGTTACCTTGAACTTCCTCTCTAGGAAAATGAATGAGGTTGCCGCTCCGACTATGTTTAACACCACCTCAATCAAGGGTCGCAGAAACGTAAAATTTTCACCGCCGAGCTGGCTTGAAGTTGTGGGAGTTATGTTTTGGCTTTTTTAGGTAGTGTTTGCCGTTTACTCCGGCACGTTTCTGACATTGTTCGCGGTCAAAAAACTCCTATCCGGCGGAAAGAAGACCGATTTGCCGCCCGCAGCTAAATAAATGCGTAAATGACACTAGTTTTTATTCTTTTGTCTTCACGTTCTGTCTGTACTGCATTCTATGCATAAAACGGTGTATGGTATGTGGCGTTTCGTTCATTTCTCGGCATTTATTGTCGAagctagcgcgcgctagcagCGTAAAACTACACAATTCTCGCGAATTGAAGGCTTCCTCGAATGCTTGACGTTCaagaaattgtcgacgacgttatCAAGTCGCCCGAAGACGGGTCCCTCTATCGGGGCCTCGTTCTCAAGAACAACCTAAAGGTTCTCCTTGTCAGCGATCCGTCTACGGATAAAGCGGCAGCGGCCATGGACGTGCACAGCGGTACGCGGCATTTGAGCCAACGTACGCACTTGGAAACGATTTCGAATGAATCTTAGGTCACATGAACGATCCAATCGAAATTCCTGGATTGGCTCACTTTTGCGAGCACATGGTCTTTCTTGGATCGGAAAAAGTattttagagaagaaataattttGACAGAGTATAGCGAGTCGATTCATTTCTTGCGCAGCATCCCAAGGAGAACGACTTCACAGAGGTACACTACGTATAAATTCCGTTCATACGATAGTTTTATACTCGGGACTTGTCTGTTGGAGTACGAGTGCAACTGTAGAGCATAGGAACCTGGAGTATGGTAGAGGTAGCTGTACAACTAGAGCACAGGAACCGGCACTTCATTAGCTCCTACTTTTTGACACGTTGGTTTATTGATACAATTATCAAGGTGACTCAAGGTGATTTTTTAGCATAGGCCCAACctactctctctctctcctatTCTTACTTACATAacaatcaattgattgatttgTCTCCTCGACATGTTATGACGTTCCCCTTTTCCcagtttttgacgtcacacggTGGGATGTCGAACGCGTTCACGTCGTCAGAACACACGACATTCTATTTCGACGTTTCCCACGAATGCCTTGCCGAAGCTTTGGACAGGTTGACATCAAAGCAGGAAGGAGACTCTCTCACATGACGAAGTTCTTGTCCTTAGATTTgctcaattttttctctgtcCTCTCTTTACTGCCGACGCTATGGATCGCGAAGTGAACGCAGTTGATTCAGGTTTGCCTTTATGAAACTGTCTCTCACTCGAGGCGTTTTCATCCGACCGCGTAGAAAACGTGAAGAATCTCAACTCGGACAGCTGGCGCTTGCACCAGCTCGACAAGGCCACGTGCAATCCCGCTCATCCCTATAGCAAATTCGGAACAGGTGAGAAGGAACGACGGCTGAAAGGCGACGTACACGAAAAAatctttctttctaaggAAACAAATCGACTCTCAAAACTGAGCCCTCGTCCaaaggaatcgacgtcagaaaagcgctaCTGGACTATCACTCGCGATTCTTTTCGTCCAACGCGATGGCGCTAGTCGTAGTAGCTCGAGGTCGGGCCCCCTGCGCAGTCCATctcccttcgttttctcagtCTTCCCTAACGTAGAATCTCTCGATGATCTAACGAAAGTAGTTCGAGATCTCCTTACTTCGGTTGTCGACAAGAATGTCGTTGTGCCCGAATGGCTCGATCATCCGTTTACGTCTGAATACCTCCAAGTCGCCTTTTATATCCACTGTCGTGTTTCTCGCGTTTTTATTTGTCGCGTGATTAGATTCATCAACAGGTCGTCCCTGTCAAAGACGTTCGAATGTTTCAGATGACGTTTCCAATTCCCGATTTGCATCAATATTATAAAACGAACGTGAGACCCCCGGGGATATAGAGAGCGAAAGTGCAATGATTCTAACCGCTTATTAGCCAGCTCATTACGTGGCTCACCTGCTCGGTCACGAAGGACCTGGAAGCGTCCTTTCACTTTTGAAGTCAAAGGGTCAGGAGGGAGAAACTCCTCTCCcctcaaaaaatattttctcaaTATCTTTCTCTAAGGGTGGAGCAATAGGCTCGTCGCCGGGCCAACCCAAGGCGCGAAGggattttcgtttttcataGTCAAAGTCGATTTGACGGAAAACGGCGTTGGTAAGATAATCGGACTCCGTTTCAAGATAGGAGGCAAAGCGTCAAAATTTTAGATCACATTCACGAGATAGGAACGGTTGTCTTCCAGTACATTGCCATGCTCCAAGCGCAGCCAATTCAAGAGTGGATATATAGGGAATGCGCGGTACTGACCCCCACCCCTCTCCCTTGGAACACTcttgacatttttttctgtaggaaCTGAGTAAGATTCAGTTTTTGTTCAAGGACAAGGAAAATCCCATGCAATTTTCATACGAAACGGCAATAAATCTTCATGTTAGAAAGTAGTTCTACATATCCAATAAGGGTATCcaatttctttcgtcgcaGGAATTTCCTCTAAAAGAGGTGTTGTGTGGACATTACTTTATGACTGATTATAAACCGAAAGTGATCGAACTCGTGCTATCGTACTTGAAGCCCGACTTTGTTCGGTACAGTGCATTCTCCTCGTTAGACAACTTTATATAATGATTGGTGTTTCTCAGAACTAGAGTCGTTTCAAAGACATTCGAAGGCAAAACGAACAGGAAAGAAGGATGGTACGGAACGGACTATTCTCTGGAGAAAATAGAGGATTGTGTAATACAGGTGCattcgaatttttcaatattaGTGTTCTTTTTGGGGAGGGGAGCAACGCCTTCTATTTAGAATTGGAAGAACGTCGTGCTGAACGCGGATCTTCATCTACCTCCTGTCAATGAATTTATTCCCACGAATCTGAGCGTTTTCCCCCGAGCGTCGGGCTCTCCCTCACTCCCAACGCTGATCAAGGCGAGTCGATGCACCAAagctttttttttttttaattctttCTCCAGGAGACGTCTTCTGTTCGGCTTTGGTATAAACAGGACGACAAATTCTTTCTGCCGAAATCGTGCCTTTACCTAGACATCACGAGGTGCGTCTATATACGTCaacaaatttttttctgcctAATACCCAACTCTTAGTCCCGTTGCTTATCAAGATCCCAAGTCCTGCACGATGACCCATCTGTACGTGGAACTGCTGAAAGACTCGTTAAACGAGTATTCGTACGCCGCGGAGATCAGCGGCCTCGAGTATCAAATAGAAAGCACGCTCTACGGCCTACAGGTACCCTACAAAGACACCCAAACCGTGGTTTTCTACTATTGTTGGCTCCTAGATGCGCGTTCGTGGCTATAGTGACAAACAAAAGGTTTTCCTTCGTAAAGTGCTGCAGAAGGCCGTCGATTTTAGCGTTGACGAAAAGCGATTTCCTCAGATCAAGGACATGGTGAGCTAGCAATGCATTTTGCCTAGCGTAACCTGTTCTGCTTAGTATGTAAGATCGTTGAGGAATTTCAAGGCGGAAGCTCCCAATCAGCACGCAGTCTATTACACGACATTTCTACTGGAGGAAAAGGCTtggaaaaaggaagaacTGGCTGACAGCTTAGAAGGTAGAATAGACGGGAAATAGTACTAACATTGCTTTTAGCATTGTCTCGCATTTAGGCGTCGCATTTTCTGATGTAGTCAATTTTGTTCCCACGCTTCTCGCTCGTCTTCACTTCGAACTTCTTTTCCACGGCAACCTGACTAAAGTCGAGGCGTTGGACCTCTGCAGCATAACAGAAGAAACGTTCGCGACTACGAAGCCGCTTCTCCCGTCGCAACTCACGCGTCATCGCGCCGTTCAGCTACCCGACAGTATagtcgaagaaaaacgtcccGCAGATAATCAGAGTCGTCTCCTTAGAGAGCGATTTCGTCTTTAGTGCCGATAACGACGTTCACCCGAGTTCCGCTGTGGAGATGTTTTTGCAGGTGTTTTGAACGGCACATGCAGCGAATTAACGTGTGTACAGTAATCGTTGTGTTGTAGACTGAAATGCAGTCGACTCGATCGAACATGCTTTTGGAGTTGTTCAATCAGCTGATCAAGGAGTCGTTCTTCAACGTTCTCCGAACGCAGGAACAACTGGGCACGAAACGCGGAAAGGAGATCGCACGGCATCACGTAGCTAATTCCTTCTGTCTAGGATATCTCGTTCATTCAGGCATTCGCAGATGCAACGGAAGTCAGGTATACTGTGCATAGCGTTTGGTTTCCGATTTTCTACTTTGATTATAGGGTTTGCGGTTTCTCATACAATCGCTGCGTGATCCGCTCTACGTCGAATCTCGAATCGAAGCTTTTCTTCGTAGAGTTCAGGTACAGAAAAGATACCGTGTCCCCGACACCTACAGTAGCTGcatcggttttttttttcccccttttttattcagagaGAACTCGAGACTCTTTCCGAGCGCGAGTTTAGTCAGCAGGTGAACGCGCTTGCGACGAAACGTCTCGTGAAGCCGAAGAAGCTGGTGAGCGAGGCAAATAAATATTGGACGGAGATCGTTTCACGTCAGTACAATTTTGATCGAGGTGATCGAGCGTCGTGGCTTATATGTGCAGTATACTCACGGTTCTCTGTATAAAGACAACGTCGAAGTCGCTTTTTTGAAGACGCTGCAATtgggcgacgtcgttcactTTTACAACGTGCGTGGAGggttgttttctttgagcGCGCTCTTACGTCACGGTCTCATTAGGAtctcgtcgcgtcggcggGATCAAAACGACGCAAACTCGTCGTTCGGATTTGCGGGACCAAAGGTGTCTTTGGAGTCTGCCACCGTCACTATAACGACGACAACCCGTTGCTTTTTTGCAGATCGTGATTTGGAAGTGGCAGAGGACGACCTTCGACACgccctttttccttctcagGTGTCCGAGATAAGTGTCCGGAATTGTCCGGTTTTAATTTCGTGCAGCCGCaggcaatcgacgacgtaaaCACGTGGAAAGCGAGCTTGCCTCTCTGTCCAATTGTGCTACCGTACGACGACTGGAAGAGCCGAACAGACGAGAAGGTGACATAATGTTGATGACGCTAATTAATTCATCTAGAATGCATGGCGATATCCAGACGAACGTGGGTGTAACCGGTCATGCTCTACGTGACAGCGTATAGTGCAATCGTTTTGATATTCACTGGTACACTGTACGCAGCACGCGGAAGCAGGGATACCCCGCCGGAACAAATTCGACAATCACGCTCTGAGCGGACCTTCAGCACGTGATGCACGCGCTCAGGGCGTGCGCAGCGCCGCtcgcttcttcgtttccGACTCTTTTCCTCTTGATTCGTTTCCTCTAAAGAAACCGTAGAAGCGAGGCTTGCGCAGCTATCCTAAATGCAGCGTGATTCGTCCATTCAGTCGGCACAATCgttagtcacgtgaccgcAAACCGAATTAAGCTCCCTCTCATGTGCACCGGTGGTGTCCTAACAAAACCAGTCCGAACAGGAAGTCGCAGACCAGAATCGTACACACACAGCTCGACGGTGGTCGGGTGCTACGCGGAGCACTACGAATCTGGCCGACGGCGATACGAGCGCGTCGCTGATGTCTTGCGCTATGGTTGCGCCTCTCGCTTTCGCAAACGGGCTCGTACGCGAGCCCCAACCGAAGACAATACTGAAAACGCCGAGCTGGTCCTCtttccgtcgtctcgtcgactcgacgagctccgacgacgacgacgacgacgataacgaCGACAAACCGTGTCTCGTACGAGCGAAAAGCGTCGGCTATCGTCCTCTATCGCCGAAAAAAACAGTCCGCTTCGCCGACACGCACGGTCTCGCTCTCGCTCAAGTTCGCGTATTCAACATCAAGGAACCCGACGAtgcgacgtcggcgagcaGTAGTCCCAAAACGGGACCCCATCGAGGAAACGGTCGCCTGTGCAAGTCGTTATCTCTCGCTTGTCAGCAGCCGTCGAGCCGAGCCAACTTCAACGCATCGGTAATGGAAAACAACGTCTGtctcgaaaacgtcgccgtgcgaggtcttcgcgtcgtcggaACGGTGCGCGTGAAGAACGTAGCGTACGAAAAACGCGTCACCGTTCGCTGGAGCGCCGACAATTGGGCGACGCATCGCGACGTGGCGGCTCGTTACGTCGGCGGCTACGGAACGGCGGGCGGTTCGGCGACCGATCGATTCGctttcgaaatcgacgtgccgtcgagcgtcgaaGCTGGACAGAAAGTTCAGTTCGCCGTTCGCTACGTCGTGCCGGAGCGCGGGGACGTCGAGTATTGGGATAACAACTTGGGGAAGAATTACTCGTTGGAATGCTATACGGTGTGGAAGAACGGCAAGAAGACGTCGGATTTGTGGCACGATGGCGCTGGATCGCGCGGCGGGGTCTTCGGTATCTCTCTCTAAAGTTACTAGGTACGAACGGCTGTAGATAGTACGAGGAAACTTAttgaatgaattttttttgcatGGCGATGCACGGCACGGATATACGTATTGTAGAAAGAACTCTCGATCTGTATATGAAAATAGAGATTACAAGCAAGAGAAGCGAGCCCAAAGGTCAGCCGGCGACTCATCCTACGCGTTGACCTCTGTTCATTCACCGTACGGGGAATCCATACCTGTGGCGTGTTCCGTTTGGGTGTGTGTAGAATGGCATTTTCATTGTGCGACGCCAACGGGTTTCCGTCAATCTGACTCAGCCTTGCGTTTGATGTGCACCTTAGCTGTGGCCGTTGTTCCAATAGGCTCGGTTAAGCGGGATCCCCTCACCACGCCTCTTGACGTCAAGGAATCACTGTGCCGGCTCTCTAAACACACGATTTATGGGCCACTTCCTTTGAACTGTATCAAGGGGTAAATTCTTCAGTGCTGTGCCCAGGAAGCGCGGTCGCCGACTCGCCGGACCTATCAATGTATTTTCCTCGTTTATCCAAGGTACGAAGTCCCCAGTCTAGTGTCCCTATTTTCTTTACAATTAGAAGACACCGCCGCTAGTGACACAGGCTCCGTTTTTCATTAGCTGCCTTTATTTTCGATACAGAAATAGAGAACCGCTTGAACAACAGTCCAACTCTATAACTAAAGTAACGTGTCCACCAAAAAACGCACACATGAACACTCATCCTTAGAGGCTACCCATGTTAAAAAGGTAATAAATTACTACACTACACACGGTTGGCATACTAGAAAATCTGTTTATGAAGAAATAGTGGGACACTCCGTTTCCATACAAACAAATGGCTTTGAGCAACAGCACGAAAATAGAACAGTTAAAATCAAGTAATGGAGTCTACAAAACAGCCCCAATAGacaaaataattcaaaatatGACTATCGCCATGGTGAATTTATGGTTGTCACTAGGGAAATAATGTGCTCTGATAAGAAACAAGGCGGCTAGTAGCGGAAAATGTGATGAACGCGAGGACGTTCGGTACCCTCTTTGACCAACGGCTTGTGATTCTGCCTTCCTCCAACCGAATGAACAGCGGCCCAACAATGCTTGCAATAGTACTGAAGACACATGACGTTGCCACAGAAAAACGGAGCAAACTTGCCCCCACAACGCAACCCGTTGCATTCGTCACACATCTGATCATCCAGAACGTAAGGCTTGATCTCAACctgaaatcaaagataaATATAAGAGGGAAGCCCCGCGTCTCCTAAACCCCTAATCTATATTAGATATCGCCCTTCGAATAATGACATCAGAGGGGAGCCAGTCGTACTCTCTTATCGATGTCAGTCAACTGAAGCTGCACAAAACGAGCATTGATGGCGGCAATGTAGCTCTGTTGACTCGAAAAGGACACGCGTCCGGCACCTACGAAAAACAGAGATTCAATTGTTTCCTGAATTACATTCTTTCCCCCCAAAACACCTTTTGGATACTTCAGTTCGGGATCAACGTCGATTCCAGCGTAGCAAACGTTACCGAATCGTTCGTTCATGATTCTCGCCAAGTCGGACGAACGAAGCGGACGCGGCACGCctccgacgaagacggtctTGCGCGGTTCGACCGACTGCTGTCGATCCATGACAAAGTCGCTGTCGGCGAGACACCACGGACGAATCTGAACCTTGAATCAATGGAGAGACAGAGAACGAGATGTATATATGAAAAGGTAGGAAACGAGTCTGGCGCCACCTGTTTGTCTCTCTGAGTAGGACTCGTGACAAAGTAGAAGAGTTTCTCGTCCTCTTGAACGCACGAAGCGATGAGCTTCTGAACGGAGAATTCCTCGCGAAAGAGTAGGAAAGCGTAACCTTAGCGCGAAACATAACGAACGAAAAATCGAGTTATTTAGTATTCGTTCACCTTTAGGCGGAAAATACGACTTGCTGTTCGCCTTGTGAGGCCAATCGACGGAGAGCGCGCCGAAACGACAAAAAGCGGCGTGAATCTCGactagagaagaagaagaaaaaaaagcggaaatcgtttcgcgagaaagaattttatttgtttatgGATTCCCACCTTCGTCGATGTCGGGGGGCAATCCGCCGACGAAGACTTTTCGCGAGAAGCACTCGGTCAATTGGGCGACACTGCGACGCGATCGCGGCGGACTCgccggcgaaacgacgagatcgtgcgcgccgacgccgccgccgccgccgccgccgcttcccgGCGGACCGggatcgagcgacgacgccgacgacgacgccaacgattcgtcgtcggcgaacgtgTCGGAGTAGAATCGGCCTATTTGGGGAGAAGGAAATCAAATCGGCACGCGGTAGGTTAAGGGGGGGGAAGGcgagaaattcttttcctTACTGCGTGAAATCGGTTCGTAAGGCGGCGGCATGGCGGCGAATCCGCCGAGAAGATGCTGTTCGAGCGATCGGAGGCGTCGCGAATCGCTATCCTGCGTAGGTAAAAgagggagagaaaaaaaatgacacGTGTGGGTAGCGGATCTCGTCCGCTATCATgactgaatttttttcgactACTCTTAGGTGTACTTACAGCGCGCGCCTTCATGAGCAAATAATGATCGgactcgacggcggcgtACGAATCGTAAACGGAATCGAAACCGGTCGGACTGGACGCGCGACGGCCGCTCGCACCGCCGCGCGACGCGTACCACGCGTACGGATCGGCGGGCAACGAGGCGAGACGCGCGCGACGCATCGCCTGCGCCGTTGCCGCGGCGCTCAAGCGCGATCGCTTCGTGGCGGCGAGCCAGGCTTCGTGGGCTTCGATCCACGGCATGTTGGGCGTCATTAGCGTATGAGCGGCGGTCGGCGCGCCGTGATTGCTCCACGGCGCTCGATACGACGATCGAATCGGATCGGGAATCGGGGGGCCCGCGTTCGCCGATCCGAacggattcgacgacggagaTTGGAGGGAGTCTTTGACTGTCGTTTGCGGGACGCCCGATGCCGGCGGGggttgcgacgacggctgtgtaggcggcggcggtggtggcggcggtggcggcggtgcgGCCCACGGAttgtcgattttttcgtcgactgACGAACCGCCGCTATCCGCTTTGTCGTCCTCGAGTTTGAGCGCGCATAGTTCTTCGCTCAggtcgctcgacgacgagcccgAAAAGAGTTCGAGCGTTTCGTTGATGTGGTGGTGATGACGATAGGTCGATGGGTTCTCTTGCTGGGCGGTCGacattctttctctcttcgatCGCTTCAGAATCGCGGCTCCACGCCCGTATCCTAGGTGAGCGTGAATGAAATGAGAGAGCGGGAGCGCGCTTCAGCTGATTACGTAGGGAGACTGCTTTCGCGCACGACCCGGACAAATGACTGGAAAGAGAGCGGAAGGAGAAAAATCGCGCGGACGTCGATCGAGCGGGAACCGACCTCCCGACGACGGACGAGAAAGTGGAGAACGTGTGACCATGTGTTAATTTCTTTTGATACGATCAAGGGACGGACGACGCTGATTGGTCGACGCGTTCCTAACATGGTTTCTACAGTGACGAGGCATCGGAGAAATGCCCGTGCGTGCAATTTTGACTGGCTTCAGGTCGGACGCGTTCATTAGCGTAGACGCACTCGCATTCTCGAATGCGAATGCGCCCGATGAATGACACGGTCCGCACTCCGCAGTGTTTGCGTTCGGCATCTTCTCAAAACAATTAGAAAGTATAGTGTTTTCTCACAGGACTCATAACGTccgagaaaaggagaaagcggCAGGGCTCTTTCCGGTTCTCCCAGGGAATCTATAAATGCAAACGTCATTGCACTCGCGGCACGTGGACTGGCACGTGTACATATTTATACGGGCCTTCATTCCAATTAATACGTCATCGACCCGAGAGACGGCGAGAGGACGGCGAGAGTTCGAATCGCCGATGTAGGGATGTCTAGGCGGCCTATTCGAAGTAGCGAAACTCAAATCATATTCTCGCCCGAATCGCCTCGCTACGAGTAAACCAAACCGCTGATGCGGAGAACGAAACCGAGTCcccgtttcttttcaacatctAGTCGAACGTGCTGGGTATGCTTGGCTTCAgataaagacgacgacgctgggCCTGTACTTAAAGACTGGGTGCGACCGTGTCGCTGTCGCGGAACGACGAAATGGGTCCACCAGGCGTGTCTCCAACGATGGATCGACGAAAAGCAAGCGGGAAACGCCGCCGCGCCTGTATTGTGTTCGCAGTGTCGAACCCAGTACCGAATCGTGTGTCCCAAATTGGGGCCACTGTTTGAGGTAAGCTGGGGAAAAGGAGAGGAAGTGGCCTCGTAACTGATTCCAAGAAACAGACTACCTTAAGTAGAAAAAGTAGAGGCTTTCATACCCGCATCGTTGTTAGGTAGATAAGATACAGAGTTACAGACTAattttagttaattaagTAGTGTCTTATTTTGAAAGTAATACCATATACAAGACACAAGGACACGACACTTTAATTAGAGGAGATGCAGCATTATCCATACACCGTCTGATAGGGGTTGGACTTACATTATAAACGTATCCCTGTTCCTGTGATGAAAAACCAATAGGCATCCGCTAACAGCTGACTCTCTAAGAAACAAGACCAACATCTTCTGTGATTTTAACCTCATTTCTTTCTGTCTAGTGTTTTGAAGAGTATGAGAAAATCATTGACGCTTTTTCTCCACTGGCGACCGCCTTCCTTGTTCTGGGCGGCGTCGGCTGGTGCGCCAATCGCTTTGGAATGCTCAGTCTGACGCAGACCCTCGGCTCTGACGCGACAGCGGCTCTATTAGAAAATCGGGATCCCGTCCTCATTCACGTCACCGTGCCTCTCATTCCCTTCGTCTTGGCAGGATCGCGTTTCATTGATTGGCATACCTATGGCCTTCGACTCTATTGGTGGTCTCAATCTCAACTCAAGAGGTTTGTACTAGGCGATGACGGCTgtgaaagaaacgaagcggAAGCGAATTCCACTTCTCGTATGCGAGAGCCAGCCGAGCTGAAGAGCAGCTCAGATGCAGCGACTATCACTCGTCGCGTCATGGGTGGATTATTGTTGCCGACTTGTGCTGCGGTCTGCGGCCAACTGCTCTTTGACGGTCTGATCGAAGAGCAGTGGAAGAAATCTCTACTGGTGAGTACAACTTCTCCATTATTGGTCTCGTTTATTCCTGTTTGGCAGGGTGGATTTGTTTACGTCTTGGGAAAAGGCATCGTGAAAATGATGTACAGGCATCAGCAGTACGTAAGGCAAGCGAGTAGGACGATTCTTAGTTGGGACGAATCGTGAGAAGATAGAAAAAAACTGAAGCAGAACTTTTTGCGCAGTGAATGCGAATATCATGATGTATGCGTCAGCATGTACGTTTTGCGTTGGTGACCGTGCTCCTGTATCTATCCCCCAAAGGTAGTTCGTCTTTGACATACAGATCTCGAGCTAAAAAGCGCGCGCTTTACTGACTTTAGAACGGGTTCGAAGCGCCAGCCGTCGCATTTTCGCTAATGAAAACATTGTGTCCCCG
The Oscarella lobularis chromosome 3, ooOscLobu1.1, whole genome shotgun sequence DNA segment above includes these coding regions:
- the LOC136184872 gene encoding protein phosphatase 1 regulatory subunit 3C-like — encoded protein: MSCAMVAPLAFANGLVREPQPKTILKTPSWSSFRRLVDSTSSDDDDDDDNDDKPCLVRAKSVGYRPLSPKKTVRFADTHGLALAQVRVFNIKEPDDATSASSSPKTGPHRGNGRLCKSLSLACQQPSSRANFNASVMENNVCLENVAVRGLRVVGTVRVKNVAYEKRVTVRWSADNWATHRDVAARYVGGYGTAGGSATDRFAFEIDVPSSVEAGQKVQFAVRYVVPERGDVEYWDNNLGKNYSLECYTVWKNGKKTSDLWHDGAGSRGGVFGISL
- the LOC136184868 gene encoding E3 ubiquitin-protein ligase MARCHF5-like; the protein is MSRRPIRSSETQIIFSPESPRYDRTCWVCLASDKDDDAGPVLKDWVRPCRCRGTTKWVHQACLQRWIDEKQAGNAAAPVLCSQCRTQYRIVCPKLGPLFECFEEYEKIIDAFSPLATAFLVLGGVGWCANRFGMLSLTQTLGSDATAALLENRDPVLIHVTVPLIPFVLAGSRFIDWHTYGLRLYWWSQSQLKRFVLGDDGCERNEAEANSTSRMREPAELKSSSDAATITRRVMGGLLLPTCAAVCGQLLFDGLIEEQWKKSLLGGFVYVLGKGIVKMMYRHQQYVRQASRTILSWDES
- the LOC136184845 gene encoding cytoplasmic polyadenylation element-binding protein 2-like, encoding MSTAQQENPSTYRHHHHINETLELFSGSSSSDLSEELCALKLEDDKADSGGSSVDEKIDNPWAAPPPPPPPPPPPTQPSSQPPPASGVPQTTVKDSLQSPSSNPFGSANAGPPIPDPIRSSYRAPWSNHGAPTAAHTLMTPNMPWIEAHEAWLAATKRSRLSAAATAQAMRRARLASLPADPYAWYASRGGASGRRASSPTGFDSVYDSYAAVESDHYLLMKARADSDSRRLRSLEQHLLGGFAAMPPPYEPISRSRFYSDTFADDESLASSSASSLDPGPPGSGGGGGGGVGAHDLVVSPASPPRSRRSVAQLTECFSRKVFVGGLPPDIDEVEIHAAFCRFGALSVDWPHKANSKSYFPPKGYAFLLFREEFSVQKLIASCVQEDEKLFYFVTSPTQRDKQVQIRPWCLADSDFVMDRQQSVEPRKTVFVGGVPRPLRSSDLARIMNERFGNVCYAGIDVDPELKYPKGAGRVSFSSQQSYIAAINARFVQLQLTDIDKRVEIKPYVLDDQMCDECNGLRCGGKFAPFFCGNVMCLQYYCKHCWAAVHSVGGRQNHKPLVKEGTERPRVHHIFRY
- the LOC136184842 gene encoding insulin-degrading enzyme-like, producing the protein MLDVQEIVDDVIKSPEDGSLYRGLVLKNNLKVLLVSDPSTDKAAAAMDVHSGHMNDPIEIPGLAHFCEHMVFLGSEKHPKENDFTEFLTSHGGMSNAFTSSEHTTFYFDVSHECLAEALDRFAQFFLCPLFTADAMDREVNAVDSENVKNLNSDSWRLHQLDKATCNPAHPYSKFGTGNKSTLKTEPSSKGIDVRKALLDYHSRFFSSNAMALVVVARESLDDLTKVVRDLLTSVVDKNVVVPEWLDHPFTSEYLQIHQQVVPVKDVRMFQMTFPIPDLHQYYKTNPAHYVAHLLGHEGPGSVLSLLKSKGWSNRLVAGPTQGAKGFSFFIVKVDLTENGVDHIHEIGTVVFQYIAMLQAQPIQEWIYRECAELSKIQFLFKDKENPMQFSYETAINLHEFPLKEVLCGHYFMTDYKPKVIELVLSYLKPDFVRTRVVSKTFEGKTNRKEGWYGTDYSLEKIEDCVIQNWKNVVLNADLHLPPVNEFIPTNLSVFPRASGSPSLPTLIKETSSVRLWYKQDDKFFLPKSCLYLDITSPVAYQDPKSCTMTHLYVELLKDSLNEYSYAAEISGLEYQIESTLYGLQMRVRGYSDKQKVFLRKVLQKAVDFSVDEKRFPQIKDMYVRSLRNFKAEAPNQHAVYYTTFLLEEKAWKKEELADSLEGVAFSDVVNFVPTLLARLHFELLFHGNLTKVEALDLCSITEETFATTKPLLPSQLTRHRAVQLPDKSDFVFSADNDVHPSSAVEMFLQTEMQSTRSNMLLELFNQLIKESFFNVLRTQEQLGYLVHSGIRRCNGSQGLRFLIQSLRDPLYVESRIEAFLRRVQRELETLSEREFSQQVNALATKRLVKPKKLVSEANKYWTEIVSRQYNFDRDNVEVAFLKTLQLGDVVHFYNDLVASAGSKRRKLVVRICGTKDRDLEVAEDDLRHALFPSQPQAIDDVNTWKASLPLCPIVLPYDDWKSRTDEKVT